tatcagaaaagCAATCGGCTCGCCACCCGCccgctgctagcggggtgtataaaataatcagaatgtcatggatacaaaggattctgggtatttgttgtgttgcgtttatgttgtgttcctgggaggatgtcctcccgaaatgtgtttgtcaatcttgtttggtgtggcttcacagcgtggcgcatattactaagagtgttaaaattgtttatatcaaaacTATTAGtctactctgtgtcacccagtatgccttgcagtcatgtgcgtgttgctgcggaagccacacacaatatgttgctggactaacaagcagatcgtacatgctgtagagggcgacaaagtcaatgacttcatagcacgtcctaatacttattatctggttgACTGCCGgaagtcattctagagaatattagcgtctcctattgtcttattcgctttgtgacacgggtcttaaatggctctttgaatggcaaaggataccgatcccagaatcatgtatatcaaatatttccggatgattcaaccgccacccgcccaaatctaatgaaaatctaatttttcgtcatgtcacccgcccaacccgcggtttatccgcggattccgcggatgagaccgcaaatcgcGCATCTCTAACAGGGAGTGTAGTTACTTGTAGAGCCCTCTAAAATCAAACCATttaaaagaattaaaaaaacaacaaaaaacgtaACATGTTTTTGCCCAgcctgcccagtcacataataatgtAGCGCTGGACAAGTTAAACAATGGTCTTTGCTCGAAGATGTCAGGAAATGCTGAAACGTTTTATGATCTTTTAACTGGTTTAATGATAACGTTAATTTCAAGCAcccacacaaacaagtgaatgcaatgcatacttggtcaacagccatacatcatcaatcaatcaatgtttatttatatagccctaaatcacaaatgtctcaaaggactgtacaaaccactacaactacgacatcctcggaagaacccacataagggcaaggagatttcacacccagtggaacgccagtgacaatgatgactatgagaaccttggagaggacctcaaatgtgggcaagcccccccctctaggggaccgaaaccaatggatgtcgagcaggtctaacatgatactgttgaAGTTCAAtcaatagtggctccaacacagccgcgagagttcagttcaaagcggatccaagacagcagcgagagtcctgtccacaggaaaccatccaagcggagtcggatcagcatcgtagagatgtccccaacaggcgagcggtccatcctgggtcccgactctggacagccagtacttcatccatggtcatcggaccggaccccctccacaagggagggggggacagaggagaaaaagaaaagaagcggcagatcaactggtctaaaaaggaggtctatttaaagactagagtatacaaatgagttttaaggtgagacttaaatgcttctactgaggtacatACATGTCACTCTGATGGTTgctatataaacaacttcaacactgttacaaatatgcgccacactgtcaacccacaccaaacaagaatgacaaacacattttgggagaacatccgcaccttaacacaacagaacaaataccaagaaccccttgcagaaATAACTCTTCCAGGAGgctacaataacatctacagcttttggagcgcagtgcacaactgcgcacacaacaagaaggagacaaagcagaagaacgaagaagagatatggcgacgacgagtaagaagaagaaatacgcttgtatgttacaaaatgattgggaaaaaaatgtcatttcatccaggacagcttgaaggggaagaagtatgctgcctgcacctcaaaaccccacccccccacccccaacctgcCACCGCAGCGACGGCCCCAACACCctccccatctcctgaattcggaggtctcaaggttggcaaatatgcagTATTCACATACAAAGAGTGTCTGCAAATATTCCTATGATTACAGAACAGGGTTtactgtgatgtcatgtgatgcTTTTCAACACTTCTAATGCCTCACCTTCCCAGGATGAACATGGCGACCAGGATCGGCACCAACTTGAGCTCATGTTGAGGCAGCAAGGCCGCCATGACGATGAGGTTGAGGACGTAGAGGAACAGCAACTCCACGGAGGCCGTGACAAACAGCTGCTGGGCCGCATGCCTCCCGGGCGGTGACTCTTGTCGTCCAAAAGAGGCGCTGCAGAAGCGGCACGCTGCACCTGAGAGCATCGCTGGATGCCGATAGAGGAATCAAGAGGAAAGATGTCAGCAGGCGTCCACAATGTCGGACCGCATTCATCTGAAGCAGTTTGGAATTTACTTGAAATCGTACTGACTGAGTCCCTCATCTGTTTGAATGCTTTTTCTTGATCAATAGTTCATATGATCAATATGTACATGATTGCAACTCTTCAAGCTCTCTTTGTTTTACCTCCTTTATATGTACAGGACTATAACTATGTTCTCAAAGGCTAGATGGGACAGCTCCACTCTGACTATGTACAGTGGGATAAAGAAGTAtatagtcaaccaccgattgtgcaagttctcccacttaaaatgatgacacaggtgtgtgattttcatcataggtacactttaactgtaaaagagacagaatgtgaaaaaaatccaggaattcacattgtaggaattttaaagaatttatttgtaaattattgttgacaataagtatttggtcaaccattcaaagctctcactgatccatggccccattcattctttccttaacacggatcaattgtcctgtccccttagcagaaaaacagccccaaagcatgatgtttccacccctatgcttcactgtaggtatggtgttcttgggatgcaactcagtattcttcttcctccaaacacgacgagttgagtttataccgaaatggatacatggataatacagcagaggattgggagaatgtcatgtggtcagatgaaaccaaaatagaactttttggtataaactcaactcgtcatgtttggaggtagaagaatactgagttgcatcccaagaacaccatacctactgtgaagcacgggtgtggaaacatcatgctttggggctgtttttctgctaaggggacaggacgattgatctgtgttaaggaaagaatgaatggggccatgtatcgtgagattttgagccaaaacctccttccatcagtgagagctttgaatggttgaccaaatacttattttccaccataatttacaaataaattctttaaaattcctacaatgtgaattcctggatgtgaattctgtctctcacagttgaagtgtaactatgatgaaaattacagacctctgtcatcattttaagtgggagaacttgcacaatcggtggctgacttaatactttttttccccactgtatgtcTTATGGAAAATGTTTTTGGCTTGCTTGGTTTTCATACCAGACCTTTTGGAACGTATGACTGACAAAAGCCGAGATAGCACAGTGCCTTCATTTGAATCGCCGACATGCAAATACGCCTCTCGGGCTCGACAATGTCAGGAAAAGACAAATGTCCTCTCTTCCTGACAGAGGTTGGAAAATTATTCAAATATTCCACAACAATTAAGCCCGGGAGACAAAGGAGCCTCTCAGTGTACTTTCCATTTCAAGCCTGCATGGCAATGAGAGGATGCTCCTCCTCAGAGACACCGAGAGACGTCTGCTGAGGTCGAAAGTGCAGCAAATTAAAGAGGACAGGAAAAGATTCCAAGACGACCAGAAAAAGCGAATCCTTTCGTGATCTTATATGCTTGGTGTGTGATGTGAGCGGTGCCTACCGAGCAGGATGGGCAGGGCCGCCACCACGCAGCAGCAGAGGGTGAAGACCACCCGACTGCCCACATCAGGGCAGTCGGGCGGTTTGATGTGGACGTAGAAATAGAGTGCATAGAGAATCCCGGCGGCACACAGAAGAGACGCCAGCACGGAGATGACGGCGGGAACTCTGCCGCTGTGACAGCATCGACACTTGCAGCAGCACGCTCCGCCACCTGTCGTCCCACTCGCGCTTTGGCAAGTGTCTACTACGCCCTCTGGGCTCCACACCGCCAGCTCCACGCAGTCCGGGGGCGGGCCTATCAGGGGTCGACCCTCATCCGCAGTACAGTCCAGATGAGCGCATGCCGGACTCCATCTCGGCGTGTCTGTGCCGTTGGGAATGTCTCCGTGAGAAGCCGGGGTTGGAGTGCTGAGGCAGTTTTCCGTGGCGGCGTCCAAATTGCGCTCTGTGGTGATCGGAGTGGAAAGAGTTTGATCCAGCGTTCCCTCTTCAGTTTGATCCTCGCGGAGGCCATCGTCGGGCCGCTGGAGGCAGGAGCCTGTGCAAAACCAGAGATATATTTTAACGCAGCATCCAAAACCAAACGGTGGAATCAGCCCTTTGgaggctcacacacacacacacacacacacacacacacacacacacacacacacacacacacacacacacacagacacacacacacacacacacgcacgcacacacacacacaggttattatttcgaatggggaccaaattgttgatcatcacttgtggggaccaccctttctacaggttgtggaggcaaaaaaaaaaaaacaatggtaaaatggccacttcccattagctcatacacgtctttaaatctctggattgataaaGTAAAgggctgatcattcttactggggaccctgggaaaaaaagagttaatatggttcacggggaccaaatttaaataattttgcataactgACACAAATTTTTACGTgattactgaggaccatttaaaaaaaaaaaagttcaaatcaaatatgacatgatcctcagaatacggcactacagctgtcctcttataggaagtttcaccacttaaaggcctactgaaacccactactaccaaccacgcagtctgatagtttatatatcaatgatgaaatattaacattgcaacacatgccaatacggcctttttagtttactaaattgcaatttttaatttcctgggagtttcttgttgaaaatgttgtgtaatgacgacgtgtacgcaagatgtcacgggctgttgggaatatgagcgctgcacacacacacacacagctaaaagtcgtctgctttaacggcataattatacagtattttggacatctgtgttgctgaatcttttgcaatttgttcaattaatattggagaagtcacagtagaaagatggagttgggaagctttagcctttagccacacaaacacactgtgattccttgtttaaaattcctggaggttaacctttcctatggatcagagcgcggtcaagccaacatggatccctaccgaatgtcaaccagcaggtttcggtgagaaaattgtggttaaaaagtcagttcttaccggagaaaagctgagcgtgtgccgtccatagctgccgtcgactcccctgagacacccttccgactatcaggtactatttaactcattaaaacactagcaacacaatagaaagataagggatttcccagaattaacctagtaaatgtgtctaaaatcatcggaatccgtcccaatgcaatcgcgttttttttttatttaactttttttttttttttttctagtccgtcgctatcaatatcctcaaacacaaatctttcatcctcgctcaaattaatggggaaattgtcgttttctcggtccgaatagcactttttgttggaggctcccattaaaatcaatgggaatatgtgaggagctcccacacgtttgacgtcatcgtctgcgacttccggtaaaggcagggcatttctcttagcaccgaaagttgcgaactttatcgtggatgttttctactaaatcctttcagcaaaaatatggcaatatcgcaaaatgatcaagtatgacacatagaatggacctgctatccccgtttgaataagaaaatctcatttcagtaggcctataactaaggatggataccataaccccatgggtagggaacctatggctctagagccagatgtggctcttttgatgactgcatctggctctcagataaatcttagctcaatcaatcaatcaatgtttatttatatagccccaaattacaaatgtctcaaaggactgcacaaatcattacgactacaacatcctcggaagctgacattgcttaacatgataagtaatgaaacatttcgctggtaatcacagtgttaaaaataacgtccgttttctatcgcacctgttcaagatgttggattaatggtaagaagtattatatttattattggttaactttagaataacgattttatttaaaaaaataaaggacttattatactctaaaaatgttggtcttacttaaaaatgcacgcatttaatt
This genomic stretch from Nerophis ophidion isolate RoL-2023_Sa linkage group LG22, RoL_Noph_v1.0, whole genome shotgun sequence harbors:
- the LOC133540645 gene encoding transmembrane protein 79-like — translated: MSTSGLQASDGQNAKELDSMKESISDIINQLQDIDPARLSFSPFLDLDTQICMAPVSDSPESSVEELHSSSLHSASGSQRSLQPPPLADEPEGSCLQRPDDGLREDQTEEGTLDQTLSTPITTERNLDAATENCLSTPTPASHGDIPNGTDTPRWSPACAHLDCTADEGRPLIGPPPDCVELAVWSPEGVVDTCQSASGTTGGGACCCKCRCCHSGRVPAVISVLASLLCAAGILYALYFYVHIKPPDCPDVGSRVVFTLCCCVVAALPILLAMLSGAACRFCSASFGRQESPPGRHAAQQLFVTASVELLFLYVLNLIVMAALLPQHELKLVPILVAMFILGRLIYWASLNMCGSWRGFGSGLTVFPLLAMVALNLFLLYRLNLKEPLFVSQDVVLNQVTQSPWTGETSQSPSGKPDAQATDFLDSQ